A portion of the Archocentrus centrarchus isolate MPI-CPG fArcCen1 chromosome 19, fArcCen1, whole genome shotgun sequence genome contains these proteins:
- the LOC115798263 gene encoding interferon a3-like: MMYRIVAACLFLGLFSAGSSLSCRWMDHKFKQHNEETLNLLDAMANNSTNSTELEDTVVFPNHLYRQASKASAEEKLAFTAQILEEVAALFEEDHSSASWEESTVRNLLNIVNKQAEELRSCIGSRGHKKKNRQYLKRLSDDVLKKKGHSAEAWELIRKETKAHLMRAEQLTSSLRPAH; encoded by the exons ATGATGTACAGGATTGTGGCTGCTTGCCTGTTCCTCGgtctgttctctgcaggctcCTCGCTGAGCTGCAGATGGATGGATCATAAATTCAAACAGCACAACGAAGAAACTTTGAATCTACTCGATGCCATG gCTAATAACTCCACGAACAGCACCGAGCTGGAGGACACGGTGGTCTTCCCTAATCATCTGTACCGCCAGGCGTCCAAAGCATCC gCTGAGGAGAAACTGGCTTTCACAGCTCAGattctggaggaggtggctgccCTGTTTGAGGAGGATCACAGCTCTGCATCATGGGAGGAGAGCACAGTGAGGAACCTTCTCAATATTGTGAACAAACAGGCTGAAGAGCTTCGCTCCTGT aTCGGGAGCCGCGGtcacaagaagaagaacagaCAGTATTTAAAGAGGCTCTCAGATGATGTCCTAAAGAAAAAG GGTCACAGTGCTGAAGCCTGGGAGCTGATCAGGAAGGAAACCAAAGCCCATCTAATGAGAGCGGAACAGCTGACGTCATCTCTGCGCCCCGCCCACTAA
- the LOC115798605 gene encoding interferon a3-like: MINKIFFASLFLGLFSAGSSLSCRWMDHKFKQHNEETLNLLDAMADSSTKTTEVKDAVAFPNHLYHQASNSSAEEKLALSAQILEEVAALFEEDHSSASWEESTVRNFLNIVNKQAEELRSCIGSHKKKNTKLRMYFKRLSHHVLKQMGHSAEAWELIRKETKDHLMRAEQLTSSLCSAH; the protein is encoded by the exons atgatcaacaaGATTTTCTTTGCCTCTCTGTTCCTCGgtctgttctctgcaggctcCTCGCTGAGCTGCAGATGGATGGATCATAAATTCAAACAGCACAACGAAGAAACTTTGAATCTGCTTGATGCCATG gCTGATAGCTCCACTAAGACCACTGAAGTGAAGGACGCTGTGGCCTTCCCTAATCACCTGTACCACCAGGCATCAAACTCATCA gCTGAGGAGAAACTGGCTTTATCAGCTCAGATTCTTGAGGAGGTGGCTGCCCTGTTTGAGGAGGATCACAGCTCTGCATCATGGGAGGAGAGCACAGTGAGGAACTTTCTCAATATTGTGAACAAACAGGCTGAAGAGCTTCGCTCCTGT ATTGGGagccacaagaagaagaacacaAAGCTGCGCATGTATTTTAAGAGGCTCTCACATCACGTCCTAAAGCAAATG GGTCACAGTGCTGAAGCCTGGGAGCTGATCAGGAAGGAAACCAAAGACCATCTAATGAGAGCGGAACAGCTGACGTCATCTCTGTGCTCCGCCCACTAA